In Lolium rigidum isolate FL_2022 chromosome 3, APGP_CSIRO_Lrig_0.1, whole genome shotgun sequence, the genomic window CATAAAAGCCGTCTGAGTAGGTTTGACAACTGTGTGCGCCACTACCGACACACGGTTAGTAGAGACTTTGGTAAAAATCTTGAAACTGACATTAAAGCAAACATATAGGCCTATATTTCCGAATTTGTATCAATGTTATAATCCCGAAGTTTAATTTGAACAGAGGAAGCTTCCCGGCCTGAAAGTGGCCGAACATGGCCATCAGGTCCTCTTtaataacatcccaaaatttctgaTAAAACTCTGCAGGAAAGCCATCCGGCCCCGGTGATTTGTTATGTTTCATTTGGGTAATGGCTTGAAAAACTTCCTCCTCAGTGAAATTTGCTGTTAGGAGAACATTCTCCTCCTTAGACAGCTGTAGGATGTCATCAATACGATTTTCTATCATTTGAAAGTAATTATCCTCAGGTGGTTCGAAAAGTTTCTTGTAATATTCGGTAATGTACACTTTTATATTGTCATCACCAACAATTGTACCTTCTGCTTGCTCTAGTTGGAAAATCTTTTTCTTCCTATATTTGCCATTTGCAATCAAATGAAAGTACTTTATATTATTACCTCCCTCCTGTATATGTTTTACTTTTGTCTGCGTAATCTCTACTGGATTTTGGTGTGCGTGGCAGCTTACATTTGTTTTGTTCTTGTGGTTGTTATGGTGTCGACACTGATCAACTGTATTCTGTTGAAACAACAGACTGGCAGAGTGAGCAAAGTGTACGGCCGTCGTATAATTTCAGAGTGAGCAACGTCAACAAAATAAATACGTACTACTACTTTCTCTATCTATAAaagtatgtttttttttgttttaaaacATAGTACACAGGTAGACTCTTAGCAATACAAACACATTACAGGTACCTCGCTGTCGACGCAGAGTTTGAAGTCTGGTTGCCGGGGCGCCGCTGCTTTTCTAACAATTCAACCACACATTGATTCTCCATAAAAAAGATATCCTAACTGTGTCTAAATTtatatgtatctacacactaaaatatgtctatattCATATAtactttcacaaaattgatacATCCTTTTATAAATAGAGGAAGTACTTAGTTCAGTCTAGGTGTTTTTGCTGACGTTTTAATGTCCAGGAGAAACGTACTGTATCGTACGTGCATCCTATGCACGTCTATTTATAGCTATGATCCAGAAACTAGCGGTTCACTTCGACATCGCTGGACGGCGGACCAAGAACATGCACCTCCGACGATGATGGCTAGCCGTGTATGCATGGACGGACAAGCTATCCTGGTCACGGCCAGCCGCCTACAGCACCGACATCGCCGGACGTTCCCCTATTAGGTCGCCCGCTTCCGCCCTTAAATACCACCCCTCGTACGCATCACAGCACAGCAGCATTAAGCAGCAACCAACAAATTCAAGACAAGatggcgtcctcctcgtcggtgctcctggtggtggcgctgttcgcCGTGTTCCTGGGCAGCGCGCATGGCATCGCGAAGGTACCACCGGGCCCCAACATCACGGCCGAGTACGGCGACAAGTGGCTGGACGCGAAGAGCACCTGGTACGGCAAGCCGACCGGCGCCGGTCCCAAGGACAACGGCGGCGCGTGCGGGTACAAGAATGTCGACAAGGCGCCGTTCAACGGCATGACCGGCTGCGGCAACACCCCCATCTTCAAGGACGGCCGTGGCTGCGGCTCCTGCTTCGAGATCAAGTGCACCAAGCCCGAGTCCTGCTCCGGCGAGGCTGTCACCGTCACAATCACCGATGACAACGAGGAGCCCATCGCACCCTACCACTTTGACCTCTCGGGCCACGCGTTCGGGTCCATGGCGAAGAAGGGCGAGGAGCAGAAGCTCCGCAGCGCCGGCGAGCTGGAGCTCCAGTTCAGGCGGGTCAAGTGCAAGTACCCGGACGACACCAAGCCGACATTCCACGTCGAGAAGGCTTCCAACCCCAACTACCTGGCTATTCTGGTGAAGTACGTCGACGGCGACGGTGACGTGGTGGCGGTGGACATAAaggagaagggcaaggacaagtgGATCGAGCTTAAGGAGTCGTGGGGAGCAGTCTGGAGGATCGACACCCCCGATAAGCTGACCGGCCCATTCACCGTCCGCTACACCACCGAGGGCGGCACCAAATCCGAATTCGAGGATGTCATCCCTGAGGGCTGGAAGGCCGACACCTCCTACTCGGCCAAGTGAGCAGGAAGTGAAGTGATCTTCGTCCAATCAGCTTAATTTTGACTCAAGATCTCAATAATCTAGCCGCACATATATACGAGGCGGTGAGACATACAAGCTCCTCATGAATGAGTATATTCATTCATGCCGTATGGAGAGAAGAGGTACCTGAACAATAGTTTTGAGGCCTGACACCTTGTGAGGTGTGAGAGGTCAGAGGTGTAAGTAGGAGGCAGCTAATCAAATTTGGACAGCCCTCCCGCCCCACTCTCTACAGTCTTATTCATGTACCTAATACTGTTCATGATTCTGAAAACATTATAATgattttttttgcacattaaacaaGTTCTTCATGTTATATACTATCTCTATTCATAAAAAGATGTCACCaatttatctaaattttgatatatctagacactcttttggtgtatagatatatccaaatttagataTATTTCTGATATCGTTTTATGAATAGAGTAAGTAATATAATTCGTTCATCAACTATATTATTTGATACAAAACAGTGGCATTCCACTGCGTCTTCTGGAGCTAGACTAGGTTAGGCGCGCCTTTCTCGCGCTGGTTTTGTACAGTGGAGCAGCTTGCAGATGTGGCACTTAAGAGCATCTCGagtccaaggtttaaaatagcgtgctaaatgaaatagcgtcggcctccttcaaacgctatggacgctatatcgtgctaattgcgtgatatatttcaaatagcgttttgaaGAAAACATcaaatatagtctaaaaataaaggatttcgctaaaaaggttggatatttagtccaaaaaTAACTGaaccatacatacataaccacatacaacaaatagatctcTAATTTTTCAGAAGACTAACATCAGTATTCCACAAGGCAATAACATAGTTTAAATTctttattaagaatcatcagcattagcgatattaagttctaatctagaagaggaatcaacatattgtagttcattaccaccaaaaagtgaaagcaacttagcttgaaaaaatagcgcgctaatgcaataaagttttagcacgatatatcatgctatttcacaaatagcgccatagcgagcaaaattgctaaaatttagcgtagaccCTTCAAATATGCTATTACGtggtattagcggagaaatagcgcgctattttaaacctagTCGAGTCGCATTCTCAaatggcgccggatcgagcgtttgcgggacgtgttttgttcgtaccgcgtttcgggaacgtcgctccccagctgcatcccccaaacgccgccccaaacattaatttttttatttgtttacatttttatttcaataaagagaagaaacattccacaaactaagacataattgggaacgtggtttacacgaagatataatttggaacatggttttccacaaactaattatagtttgaaccatggttgatacAAATATAAACTattgcaaaataactaaacctaactaggccggtcatcgcaggtttcgtgtttcgctgccaagaaagaacactctcaagcACACccgatcacccaaactggaaaatctagcTGAGTgctggtgcccctgttggttctttccgaggaagaacatccggAAACATCCGTGCCTATTTtcggctgcgaagaaacaacacttcagtcgtcgtcctcctcggcgctgtcaCCGTTGTAGTGCCGACAGCACCGCCtctcatcgaacaccttgacgcccaTGTCActctcgccaaagtaggagaacatgagcacgaagccggcttggaaGCGGTGGTAGCGCGCAAACTTCTCCCagtcgatgtggaggtacatcttgccgcgcgcgtcgtagatcacgtcgacgatccaccgacaGTAGCGgcaggcagcctcccgcagatgcagcgagcccgggcgcCCGTCGccgggcgacgaagtcggcgaaggtgtccggtagcctctggatggcgtgtgggtcgcccttgaggacgacgacgaactcgatcagcacgggcccctccttgtcctgcatgtccgacgatgaagacgatggcgtcgcaggcgacagcgagcgtgcaactctgccgcggccacgaccacgaccacggccgcgagctcggcctgcgcctctaccagccatggcgtcgactcttgagatggtggcggctagctttggcgagagaggcgctagggtttgtgtgtgagagggacattgagaggcggccctttttgtaggccggagggaggcgggggagcggtggcgctcattaacgctggcacgcagagctaggcacgacgagacgcttcgcCGCGCCTGTgctggaactgcaccgtcgctgcgcgccaataacttcggccgcgaggtaggcgacggttaggttaaaattcaatgtgccgctgacgcgttggCCCGCCACTCCCCTcgattttcggtgtgtccggcgtcgccGGAGCGTCTCTTGTGTAGCGGGGGCTGGCTCGGGGCgccagacaccgtatcgggccatcCGGACAAAAAAACGACTTTGGCAGATGCGACtgagaacgtttttttgtccgacgcgtcccaaatccctttgagGAACGGCTTAGgagacgtgactggagatgctctacccagtatgaaaaagtacattgcatTTCCAATGACGCAAGACGTTTttcgtgtaatattttgtaggatGTACTAGTTTAGTGTGCTCCATGTTTTTTAGGTGCATTTGTTGTAGCGCTTGCTATGTGGGCCGCACCAAAAAAAGACTGGACATCATCAGAGCATCTCTACATACCCCTATTTATCGGAACCAAATAAACTgagttcagtcttccgaaaaATAAATTGCGAGCGCATTTAGGTacggcgcagaacagaaaccgaaAACGCAAATCAAACTCGTGAAAATCAAACGTCACGGGAAATCGATATTAgcgatcactagtagaaaaagaggcttccgtccacccccattagtcccggaaatattcgaactgCATGTCTAGAATACTAGCAAGAGAATATTCCTCATTTTTTATATAATTGAAATGGGATTGACGAATAACAAATAAACATAATAGTGTTTATTAGTGTCGCATAAAACGAAATGGGGCGTGGCCAAGTGGTAAGGCAGCGggttttggtcccgttactcggaGGTTCGAATCCTTCCGTCCCGATTGTTTCGATAGTGCTCCGCAAAAGACAAAACTTTATTAATTTATTAAAGAGAATAATGGTATCTTATGAActcttttttttgaaactttctaCTGTGGGGAGCCCCCCACAGCCTCACTTTATTACCCCCAAAACAGAAGAGTTACAATATgtacaaaagagaaaagaaaacaagaaacaagctatATACAAAAGAAACCTATGGAAGAGACTTTAGCCATATTGACAGAGGATCTACATCAACAGCTTTCACCCTATGCATAAGCATGGTGATGTCATGAAAAAAAACCTGCCTTCCAGCTTCTGAAA contains:
- the LOC124697942 gene encoding pollen allergen Lol p 1, encoding MASSSSVLLVVALFAVFLGSAHGIAKVPPGPNITAEYGDKWLDAKSTWYGKPTGAGPKDNGGACGYKNVDKAPFNGMTGCGNTPIFKDGRGCGSCFEIKCTKPESCSGEAVTVTITDDNEEPIAPYHFDLSGHAFGSMAKKGEEQKLRSAGELELQFRRVKCKYPDDTKPTFHVEKASNPNYLAILVKYVDGDGDVVAVDIKEKGKDKWIELKESWGAVWRIDTPDKLTGPFTVRYTTEGGTKSEFEDVIPEGWKADTSYSAK